The Halostagnicola larsenii XH-48 region GGTCGTGCTGTCGATGCCGCCGGAGAGACCGAGGACGGCACCGTCTGCTCCAGCGGCGTCGACGGTGTCGCGGATGAACGCCTGTATGTGCTCGCGTCGTCGCGCCAGTTCCGACTCCGAAAAGCGAAGGTCGATCATGGGTCCGTCTATGGTGGGTATCGCCTAATAGGCTCCCCCGCCGGAAAAAAAGTGTATGAATGTCTGGTTTTCGAGTACGAGTTTGTTGCCTCCACTGTGAGAGCGCATCGACGTACGAATGCGATGATCTCCGGCCGATTTCGGCCGTCGAGATTTTCCATTGGATAGCGTCTATCGCAGACTGCGTGTCGACAGCGCCACGCGCTCGATCGGAACGGAAAGACCCAAGTTTAGACTGGCTCTAATTCTCGTATGGACGGCGACTCGAATCGACGCGAATTCGCGCGCGCCTCGTGGGCGAACGTCCTCGGCAACGCTGTGAAGATCGTCGTCGAGGGCGCTGCAGGGCTGGCGTTCGGCAGCGTCGCGTTGATCGCCGACGCCGCCCACTCGATCGCCGATTTAGTCGCAAGTATCGTCGTCCTCGTCTGGGGACGCACCGCGTTCGACGGACCGGACGACAGCCACCCGCACGGCCACGAGCGGATCGAGCCGTTGACGGCGGTTTTCGTCGGCGCGGTGATCGCGCTTCTGGGCTTGCTGTTGCTCTCCGAATCAGTTCAGGGGCTTCTCGAGCCCGATCCCCCGGAAGCGCGTTTGCTGTTGCTCGGCGCGCTCGCGTTCGCGATCGCCGATATGTATCTCGTCTACCGGTACACCGAATACGTCAACGCCGATATCGGGTCGACGGCGCTGTCGGCGCTGGCGGTGGACTGTCTCAACGATATCTACACCTCGATCGCCGCCCTCGTCGGCGTCATCGGCGTTTTCTTCGGCGCTCCGATACTCGATCCGCTCGCTGGCGCCCTCGTCAGCGTCTTCGTCATTTCTCAGGGTATCAGCATCGGCCGCGAAAACCTCGACTACCTCGTCGGCGCGGCGGCGACGCCGACACAGCGCGCACAGATTACGGACACTTTGCGCGCACATCCCGACGTCGAGGGCGTCCACGACCTGACCGTCTACTACGACGGCACCGTCCTCGAGGTCGAAGTCCACGTCGAGGTCGACGGCAACATGCCGTTTCGAGAGGCCCACGACATCGAGTCGGACCTCGTCGACGACCTGCGGGGCCTCGAGGACGTCGGCGACGCCCACGTCCACCTCGATCCGTCGGGGATCG contains the following coding sequences:
- a CDS encoding cation diffusion facilitator family transporter, whose protein sequence is MDGDSNRREFARASWANVLGNAVKIVVEGAAGLAFGSVALIADAAHSIADLVASIVVLVWGRTAFDGPDDSHPHGHERIEPLTAVFVGAVIALLGLLLLSESVQGLLEPDPPEARLLLLGALAFAIADMYLVYRYTEYVNADIGSTALSALAVDCLNDIYTSIAALVGVIGVFFGAPILDPLAGALVSVFVISQGISIGRENLDYLVGAAATPTQRAQITDTLRAHPDVEGVHDLTVYYDGTVLEVEVHVEVDGNMPFREAHDIESDLVDDLRGLEDVGDAHVHLDPSGIGEWKDQPDRWHANGT